The window AAACCCGAAGATCCTTTGAAAATGGAGAGAGTACTTTATGTAGTTTGCATCCAGGAATCCAAAGAAATACACTTAAATCGCCCCAGCCACAAAGCAAAACCCCAGTTCCAGCAATTCCACCTTGGCCCGCTCCCCAATCACGTTCACTTGGAAGCAAAACAGCCAGGAGAAGTGTTTCTGGCAAGGCCTCCCCAGCTGTGAAAAGTTTCTTGAACACAAGGTAGAGCCAGATATAAACTTGCTTCCTGAGCCCAGAGCAGGCGAGGCACCAGGAAGGCTGATGGGTTTCTACACGAGGGGATGCAGAGAACTGGGCTCAGCCAAGCTCCTCATCAAGCCTACAGAGCAAACACTCCCAGAGCATTGCCCATCTACCCCATGCCTCATCCTGCCCCCATGTTCACTTTGATCACATcccctctttattttttagcttTGATTCTTTGCTGCTCCACAAAGCTTTGCAGTGCAGCCCCTGAGGGGGGAGCCTGGGCCCAAGCAACATCTCCCTGGGTTTCTCCCAGCACAGAAGTGGTCTCACCACAGGGCTTACCTTGAGGACTTGCAGTACTTCTGCCACCTGAGGGAAGAACAGAGTTGGATTTGCTCAGAGTGATATTTAACTCATTCCATCAGCTGCACAGTCAAGGTTATGTTTAGCTGAACCCAGCAGGTTAAGCCTGGGGCAGGAGCATGGCCCATAGTAGGGGTTTTAAGAGGTGATGGGAACCAAGAGCCCTGGTGGCTTGGGCTGGAGCCCTCGCCCTGCAGAATCACCCCAGTAACTCACTTTCTGTTCTCAGGGTCCATCCCGCAGAACCTGATGGCAGCCAAGGGGTAGTGACGCCTGAAAAACaccctggaggaggaggaggagagcacagagtcagaggaggaaaaagtgcaggcagggctggggggtgaaACAGGCAGGAGATGCTGCCATGAGCTCAGGCAAAGCAGCATCGGGCAACAAGTGCTGCATCCCTGGCTTGCAGCACAGGTTTGTCCTGCAGGCTCCTCCACGTGCTGCAGATGAGCACACTGGCAGGCAGCAAGGCAGGAGCCAGCTGGGTGGTCACAGGCAAGCTGAGTGCCCAGGGCCACTGAGCAGCTTGGCATTAGGGTGTTCTTGGCTGCAGCATCAGCCCCATCCCGACACCCCCCCCTCCAATGTCTCTTACTTCCTCTGCACATCTGTCAATGTCACTCCCTTCTCGGTCACTCTGAAGTGCACCAGGGTGGGTGTGGGCAGTGTCTCCAGCTCAAAGGTGGAGGAGATGGCTTTCTGGACAGCTGGACCTCCTGTGAGGGTCTCAACATTCACTGAGTTGAGGTACAAGACGTTGCACACTGCAAGGACAGCACTGAGGTCAGCACGGggccagcagcaccacagcctctcctgtGCTAAGCAGGGCCGGGTCCCCGGTCTCATCCTGCAGAACAGGACACATGTACGTGGGGCAGCTTTGTTTTGATGAAAACTAAAGATTTGGTGACTCAGAAATTCTTcacaaatttattttggtttactGTAATTCTTTGCACTAATTGTTTTAGAAGtcaaagcatttaatttccGGTTTCTAAATGTCACATTTGgacttttttctgtttatgacatatttcctttaatgaaaagcagaaataccCCAAGCCAACTAGAGGCTGAAGGCCAACCTAAAACATGACATTTCAGGCTGATTGAGCTGCTCAAAGGGCTGCTCTGGGTCAAACTAAACTTTCTAGCTTGCcaacttatttttcagaatttccagcaaaacaaagcagttcCCGACTCCCCCAACTGCACTGTGACCCATCCGTGCAGTTTCCTGCCCATtgctctctgctcccacctGGAGCCCAACCCCCAGGCTGGGGGCTCCTAGGCAAAGAcccttccccatcctgctctgctgttcCCATGTGTGTCCCATGGTGTCCCTCTGCAATCCCTCTGCACCTATACCAGGGTGCCTTGCATGGCCTGTGACCTGAGGATGTGAAGGTAACCTGTAGGTACCTCCAACCTGGTGACAAAGCCAGGAAGGGAGACAGCTCCAGAACCTACAGAGGCACTGGTGTGACCTGCTGCTTTGCACAGGGCCAAAACCAGCTCCATCTTATCAGCTTCTGCTGTGAATAGTGTCAGAACGGGTGAcaaaaaaccagagcagagactaaagcacaaaagcagagaggGGTGGATGCCCAGAGCTCCAGCCATGGCCAAGTTGACAGCTcagcctgctcctctcctcaccAGCAGTTTTCTTCAGCAGGGACAGTGGAGATTCTGTTGCACAGTCAGGGCTGTCCTCTCCATCAGCAAGATCTGTAGAAACAACAAGCAGGAGCACTGATGTCTCAGGTCAGGCTGTGCTGGGTCACCACTTGGCACTGCGTGAAATTCCTGCTCCCACAAGAGGCTTAGAGGCTCAGGACAGCTTAAATTGCAGGGGTTTAAAGCAGTAGCTAGTACAATCGTCCTCCATCTCCCTCTCCTGGTTCAGCTCATCTCTGACCTCtgcccttccccttctctcacCCACCTTCAGCACCTACCTCGGGTGGGGATGCTGAGCTTGCAGGGCAGTGCCAGCGGGGTGATGGCGTGCTGGTACACGAAGGCAGAGAGGCTCcctgaaacacaaaaccaggGTAAGGGGAATCCTAGTGCCTGAAGCTCCACACCCAAACACCTCTGGCCCTGCAGTTGTGTCCCAGAGAGCTCAGAAGGAGGGAGTGGGGGACTAATCTGCAGCCTCACAGGGACACAAGTGGGTTTTCCAACCCCCACCCTGTGTTCCTGTTATGGAACTCACTGGGGGGGCCCTGCACTGGGCTGTGGGGCAGCCCCACTCCTGCTGGGTGTAGGTGATGGCACCGTGTCCTTACCAAAGTACAGCTCCTCGCTGGCTCCTTTCAAGTGCACCCCTTTGGCAGAGGACTCGATGAGGAAGTGCCGGACCAGGTCACCGCTCTCGTCACCTGCAAACAGGATTGGGGACAGTGTCAGCACAGGCAGGAGCAcagtgcagggctgggcacACACAGacccctctgccagcagctcacACACCCAGGCTCCAGCAGTTTCTCAGCTTCCTTTGGCTCGACTTGTTCCCCTCCAACCCCTGAAGCAAACCCCCCTTCTCCCAGCAGGTCCCTGTACCTGTCTGGCTGCCAGATGGGGGGACAGGAACCTTCATGGCCAGCCCAAAGGACCCCCGGTACGACGTGCTGTCCCGCACAAGGAACGTGCCTGGCTCCTTGGCTCTCAGCAGCTGGATTGCTGTCAAAGCACAGGCGAGGCTCAGCCAAGCAAAACAGGTGGAACCTCCCTGCTCCACATTTCGCATCCAGGCTGTGCTCTCCTGGGGAGTCTTCCCCTGGCAGCGGCCAGATGTGCTCAGGAGTGTCTGCCCAGTAAACGTGTCCCTCCTGCAGATACCAGTGGAGGGACCGGGGCTTGGTCCCTACGGTCCCCAGGACAGAGCCAGCCCATGCTGAGAAGCAATAGAGCCAAAGGCAGAGGAAGCTTTGATGGACCTGAGAGGGCAGGGGGGCTGAGGCACAGCTTCTGAGCCTTCCCCCCAGACCCAAGAGGGGGTCTCTGCACGCCTGTCAGCCCCTGGTGTACTTGGAATTGCCACCAAGTCCTGCACGAGCTCagggggggctggagcagcaccGAGGCTGAACTGAGCTGGGAGACAGGCACGAGTCCTGCAGACCCACAGAGAGCAAGTCTGAGATGGGGTTACCCCAGCAGGGGTATTTGCTGCCTTACCTTGGTCCCTGGTTATGCTGGGCTTGAACCAGTATTTTGATGTGTCCATCACAAACTTCATGGTTGGCTGCTCAGCCCGGAGGGGACCTGCAAGAGAACTTAAGGCATCAAGGCCAGCACAGGACCTGGAAGACTTTCACAGCCAACAGCACCAAGCAGGACAGAGCCCTGGAATGGACATTTCTCTTTCAAGCTGGCCAGGGttgaagtggtttttttccaatccTTTTGATCACAGCTTTCTCCCCACTCCTCAGAATAATTCATTCTCCATGTAATTATCTCTCTTGGCAGACTCTGATGCAGTGCATGGagtcccccagcagcaccaggctgcccagccctgcacaaGTTCACTGGACCATGAGGATTTACACCAGCTGAGGATCTGACCTGCAGGGCTCTCCTGCTTTTCCCATAAGAATCCCAATTAAAACTCTCTGCCCTGAGAACTGCCTCTGCTAATCTCCTCCAGAGAACAATAGCACTAGTGTTTACTCTTGAATGAGGGACTTTAACAACTCTGGTATCTTTAGATGTTTTCCAGAGCAAACTGGAACCTaacccctcctccccacccctcctggGCCCATGACAGAATTATGGTCCTCATTTTCAGGTATGATAAATCTCTGCATCTGCATCTCCTCCAGGGGACCAGAGTGTTACTGCCAGCTGAGCAAAACACGGCAGTGAACGCAGGGGTAAATTGGCAAAGAGCTGGAGACCAcggcagagccctgcagccctgtggAGATACAGCCAGATCCCCCAGCTCCAGATAAACCAGAGCAGCTCATCCCCCTTTCCTGGCAGCTCCTTCTCCCCAGACCTgccccatggcagggagctcACTCACTGTCTGGGACGCAGgaaagagctggagcagagagcgCGTTGTTCAGTCCACCCAACctcagggctgggctgcagctgggaggggggCTCTGCTTGGCAGAGACCGGGGGGCCTTTGGCCAGCCTGGAAGATGTTTCTCCTTGTTCCAGGCACCCGttcaccagcagcactgggatgtcAGCTGTGGAGTTGAGGATGGAGGGGGGGCAGCTGCTGGCCTGTCCCTTCTgggacagggaggtggtggcttTGGTGGAGGaggctgccctgggctggggagcacTCAGGCCAAAAGCTTCTCCAGAGTGAGAGCTGATGCTGGGGGAAGGCGTGCAGGGGCTGCCcatggagctggcaggggatgagcagtcagcagagctgcaggcagtgggGTGAGCATCTGAGTCCTCATTGTGGAGTGAGTGGGTGCTGCTGAAGGAAGGAAGCATAAAGCAGGAGATCAGGGAGGCTGTTTAGCTGGGGTGGGATGCACAGCCCAACTTGGGGACCACGCCAGCCCTGTGCCCCTTCCAGCCCCATCACCAGCCCAAGAGCAGGGAACAAGGTAGCATTTACCTTCCCAGGATGTAACTGGTGTCTGAGCCAGGACTGGTGGAGAGCATGGAgacccagctgctcctctgctgggcTCTCATCACCTGCACAGGCTTCAGCAGGTTGTCGAAGCCCGGGGAGGTGCTGAGAGCCCCAGGCCCATAGGAgatgctgtctgtctgtccagctgtgcagtgctggggcaCAGCCACACATTCAGACACTTTGCTGCAGGttggggaggcagcagagctcgGGGTGACTGAGTGGGGGCTCATGGGTCCGGGTGGGCTGGAGAAAACCACACTGCCACTGGTGCTGTAGTTGCCTCGGAGTCCCCCTTTCTGGGGCAGAAAGCTGTTGCTCTGGGGAGATCTGGAGAAGGGTGTTCCCAAAGGGCTGGGggagccctgcagctgctcaggaCACGTGGCTCTGCCTGGAGTCATCTCTATGTACTTAATGTCtgcaggaagaaagagaaagtcaGTGTTTGAGTCAGGTTTGGTAGTTAAGCTCTGGTGGGGTGGGACACACACATGTCCCTGTTCTTCTTGCTATTAATTCTGGCTCTGGTGTGCAtgccctgcagggctgctgtgccCAGGACCCCATGGCCCCAAACTGACCTTCATTAAGGCCCTGTGAGGCCAGATTCCTTCACAGACACCAAGCCCGGGTGACCCACCCCAGAGACAAGGGGTTACAGGCGGTCAgaccacccccctccccagcattGCACAGCCACTGCCTGCCCAGACCTGCAGGGAGAGGTGGGTGTTTCCTCCAGCTCTGTTTGTACCTGACTCAAGAGAAAAACATCTGGCTGCTCCCCCCGGGGCTGACGTCAGGCTCAGAGGGTGcccacagcagcaggcagagggtcCTCCACACACTCTGGGCAGAGGACCACGGGGATGTCACCTGTCCCCAGGCATGGCCAGACATCTATGCAATCCCCACCATCCCTGCCATCCACCCACATGGCAGCtttggagcaggaggcagagggaagcCGTGTGGGACATGGGTAGATACGAGGCTTTAGGTGTCAGCTATGGACTGGCCATCTCAGCAGCAAGtgcacagcccagggcagggggtcCCTGGCTCCCAGGTGCCCAATCCACATCACTCAATGGGCTCCTGAGCAAGGCCATCATTTCTGGCTGCGCCAGAAGACACCTTTTAGTGAGAGGCACTCATAAGTGATTGAAGTGATGTTTTGAAGTGATTGATTGAAGTTTGCAGTGATGGTGAATTCATGACCTCCTCAGGGAAGCTGCTCCTGTGGTTAATCACCCCCACTGCCAGCAGAGCCTCTCCTTTCCAGCCTGAACATGCCCAGCTTTGATTTTGGCTCCCGGTTCTTTCTCTGCCATGGAGTTCAGGAAAGTTCCCTCTCTTAAAGGTGCTTCTTGGAGAGAGAAGAACCTTTTTTTTGCTGGAGCAATGACAAACTGCTCTCAGCAGCCCCGAGCTCCCTGGCAGTTGCAGTTTCACGTCTTGTTCCTGCCCTGGGAACTGTGGgtgagggcagagcagctgggcaCAGACTGCCAAGCTCTGCAACCCCTGTTTACTACAATGAACAACTAGACCTCTGGGGCATAAAGCTTGATGAACAGGAAAAGCACAAGTCTGTACAAAAGTTACCCTCTGAGCCCCTTCCCAGTGCTTATCCCAGCAAGGGACTGGATCAGCAGGGCCAGCGGAGCCGCCGAGCAGGCGCCGGGCAAGCCAGAAGAGTTGGTTCCCAGTGGGGACACAGCTGGACCATGCTGGGGAAGGAGCCAGAACCACAGCCTTCCCCCTCCACACCCTCACTGCCcctggcagccacagcagctcctccaaCACCCGTCCTAGGAGTGGCTCCAGAGCCACGTGGCTGTGGCATTGGTGTGCAAACCTATACAGCAAACTCCTGGCTGGATGCTTTTTGTCATGGTCTCCCtcaaaaggggaaagaaatggTAAATTGAATTGTCCACTAAAGGAATAACTGAAAAGTGTCTGTATGCTGGGCTAAGGAGgcccttttctgccttttgccTTTGCTCCTGCTTATCAGGTGTGGTTAAACCTCAAATATTTGCTCAAGACCTTGGCAAGTCTTTCAGCATCAAGGAGTGGCAAAAGTGCTGCAAACACAGAGCCCAGCTGTCATGAAAGCCGAGgtcctctcccttcctctcctcagaACAAGCAAGTACCAGCAGCAAAGGCATAGGtcacagggctggagcaggaggaggtgggggaacAGGCTCACTGTGCAGCAGAGGaagtttgcattaaaaaaaaaaaaaagaaaaaaaaaaaaaagagctgttaaaagaaaatgaaagctgaagtgAGGCTTTTCCCTCTGAATTCAGGGCCAGGTTTCCAGATGTTCTGTGTTCTGTTCCATACTTGAAGCCAGGTTTTCAAAACCACTAGCACGCTACctgctggggactccagccctcCAGCGATGCCTGAAGGAGAGGCATCTGGATGCCTCCAAACACACTCTGAGCAGCCAAGAGCTGAACTCCACTTTGTCACGGTACTTTCTCTGCAAGGCCACCCCCTTCCATCCCCACAGGAGGCAGGATCCCTCAGCTCCAGAACTGAGCCAGCACTGactccagctcagctgcttcccagctccagccccaggacCCTGCCAGGACTGCAGGTCAGTGCACTCACAgacatctcctcctcctcttccatccCCATGTTCCTCATGCAGGCATTTGCATCAAGGCTCAGGGAGAGGAGAATGTTTTTCATGCCTTAAACAACCTCTCCCTTGACCTTCCTCTGGAAAGAGGCCTAGGGACAGATCTTCAAGGTATTTCCACATCTGCAGACCCAGATGGGCACTAACTTTTCAGAAGCAGGGAGGCTGCATCTCTAAGCACCCAAACACATCACAGGGCTGTCCTCCAGTGCACCAAAACACTTGCAGCAGCATGCAACTCTGCAGAgagtgctgagcagctgcacaAGAGCCACAGGCAGGAGCTactgagcaggagcagcacacacagcagagcTTTGGGTGGCAGGGATGGTGGGGAAGTGCTGCAAAAGGGTTCACATAAGGCACGCAGGCATGAGAGCAGGAAGAGTGGGGTTGGCATGTGCTGCTGGTGTTCTGCCTGGTGTATGCCAGGTATGCTGCTGGAGGAGTGCACAAGCCCTGGAGAAAGAATTTCCCTGGCAAAATGATTGGGAACATTTAAATGGGATGGTTGTGTAACGATCAGTACCTTAGCCCGAGGCTTTGGAAAACTGGCTTCAAATCCTTCTGCTTCCACAGGTCAAGCATGACCCTGGGAAAGGCTCCCCTGCCCTTTAGTAGAGCTGTGGTTCTGCTCTGGGGGTAAGGACACTCCAGACATCCCACACAAGGGGCTGGACCTGTCCCTCCTCATTGATGGTAATAACTTGGATTAGGCATTTTCTGAGAGCTACAAGTCCCATTTCTATTGAGAAATGTTTTATCCAAACACAGGGAAACAAACATGAGGTTGGATTAATGCTGttctccctgttttcttttggctCCTGAGCTATCTGGACACAAGACATTCCGGAAGTGGTCAGACTACACATGAGTGAGGCCAAGCCTGGATTTACAACTCattctcctgctccttcccacgAAGCCCTGGTCCCGGCAGGCAGCACCCACACTGAGCCCACTGGGCATGGTGGAGATGTCACTGGCACCTGTTTCCAGCCCTGCACTGGAGCACAGGGCCTCATCCTGCCCACACAGAGGACTTTCACTCAgtctgagctgtgctggctcCACTGCCCAACCAGCACTTTTTGCCTCACCTATTGCCTCCGAATCTTGTTTCTTGGTGGTGGCAGCATCACCCTGAGAAGCAGGCAGGACCACATCCTTCCCTGGCTTGCATGTGAGTGGCTGAAAGGTTGGATCGATTTCCAGGATCAGCCGGTTGAGATTCTCTATGGAGATGTCCAAGGTAGGAGACACCAGGTGAGCCTCAGCATCCATGCTgccatcctcctcctgctttgccTGAGACAGGGTGCTGGGTCTCTCCAAAGGGGTGTcctgctgccccttcccctgctcGAACACGGGGGGGGGCTCTGTACAGCTCCCCgctgggcagcaggcaggggttGTTGTGCAGCATGGTGGAGGGgtcagcccagctctctgttGAGTAAAACCTGTACTGCAGTGTGGAGCAGCCCGAGTACCCTGCTGGGTGCAAGCTCTTGCTTTCCTCCTGTGAGGAAACACACACGGTCTGTCCAACACGCAACACGTGGTTCTGTATGACCTGTGACATGCTTTGGCTTTCTGCTTTGACAGTTTAGAGTCCAAGAGAaacttcctcctcctcctcctcctcctcacctccccttCACCACCAGGGACCTCAGGCTCCTTCTTCAATCCAGCGTCTCCAGTGGCAGAAGAATCTGAGGAATGCAGAGAGAGGAGCGGTTACACAGGCatgcccagggcaggagcagacTTCAGCGGAAAAGTCTATAAAAACAGGGATTTGGAGTGCAAAGCTGGAATTCAGCTCATAAGAAAACAAGTCATCCTGTATGGCTTTTCCACCCCCTCCAGCCTCTGCTCCCAGTACCAGAGTGCATCCGGGCAAGTGCAAGGAGGATTAATTTGCAACAGCTTTTTGGGATTCAAAGGCCTAAACTACATTTTGCTTTACTTGCATGGTGTGTATTTTTTTGGTTAAGAATGAAACTCAGGATCAGTCTAAAAACTCTCCATGGGATCTGGACCCTGGGAGCCAGCTGGAGGCAACGAGTGGTGCAGGGTTGGCTTGCAGTGGGCCAGGGAGATGGAGCAGCCTGCCAGAGCCACAGCCTGCAAAGGGAGGTACCTTTCATCTGTGGGAACCCTACTCACTTCTCTCAGGATGAGGAAAATAAGCCTGTCCTCCATACCCACTGTGGCAGACAAAAACCAATGTCTTGTTGCTGGGGGATATCCCAAAGCCAAGCACACTCCCCATGTCTGTACTGTGCTGGCTGAACAAGAATGTGCCTGTGGTCTCCTGTCCTtggggagggcagcagggctggggactaTGGGATGGCCAGGTCAGAGCCAAGGACCAGCTGACAGGAGTTAATCCCACAGCTCAGGGCTCCCTCCTCCATATCCTGTGCAGGTCTGCTGCATAATCCATACAAACAGTGGGCTACACTTGGTAAAATATTTGTCCTGTTGTGCATTAGTCTTGAATGACTGATTTATTTACTCGCCTATCTCAGCTTGATTAACTGAGGAGTCACAGGATTAaagaggaggcagctgctgtgggcCAGGCACCCTGTAACCCCCCGTGGGTGCGGGCAGGGGGCTGGGCTGGCGCCGTGCATCACGTCTGGGAAGTGGTGAGTAACTGGTGAGGCTGCTACTGAGGACGGCTTTGCCCTCCATGAATTAATACAACCCTGGAGGAGCCTCTCCTCTTGCCAGAGAGACACCCAGAACAGCCCAGACTCGTCAAGATGAGTGAAGTAGAGGCAAAACATCGCTGCCATCCACTGCAGCCCACAGCATGGTCATGGGCTGCGTCACACCAGTTAAAGTTCTCAAAAAAAGCTGTGAGAGGTTTTTAAGGACTGCAGAAGTGAATCAATACTTCAAACCCACTTGGGTTCCTCTTAGCCCAGCCCCTCCTGAGCCTCTGATGGATGTTTTCTACAGGAGTGACAGGCTGGTCAGTGAGAAAGTTTCAAGAGCCAGGACGTGTCCTACACCAAGACCTGcgctgcaggaaggaaaacaccACTGGGAGGTGGTGGCCTTGAGTTCCATGGCACCTCTGAGCTGTAACTAGCCCATTAATACCACAGAGGGGAAAGTCACACAGTCTCCTGGCCACCCCTGGTGCTCAGCAGGTCTGTCCCAGCCCTAGTAGGAGATGGACAAAGTCTGGAGCAGCTTCTGATGTCCTGCCTTCAAGCAGGGATGTGCTGTCACGCCGCAGGCACCGCCGTGAGAAGCACAGCACAGTACAAGGCTTGGAGGGAGCGTTtgttaaatataaaaagcaGAGTCATTCCAGGTCAAAAACACAAGCTACATAGAGTGAAAATTGGATTCTCCCCTGGGGAGAAGAACTGCCTGGCTCCAGTCAGAGTCCACAAGACAAGGCTGGTTTTAATTTAAGTAGGTACAGAAATAACGTGCAGTATGCATGAACCGGGAGGTCAGGGGGTTCCAGGAGCATGCACGCAACAGCTTCCCTCCTCTCTTGTACTCCAGCCCTGAGTTTTTGATCTTTCCCGTGCCTGATGCTGCCAGAATTATCCTCCAAACctcatttctcttcccttccctgggtTAAAAGCGAGAGGTCTCCCAGGCTCCTCGCAAGAATTTGGAGCCTCAACTGCTGGCTCCtctgtggggaggaacagagGGGGAGAAGGGCTGGGAAGAGGGATGTTAGTCACCAGGTAGCTGTTGGCTACCAAGGCAAACATTGTCCACAGACATGGGGACTTTCCAAGAGCAATCAGAAGGAGCAGTGCCATGCCACGTGCCACATGGTGCCTGGCAGCCCAGAGGGAACTTGGTGCTGCAGATGCTGTGCTTCACAGGTGGGCTGGGGGGATTTTTTGGCTGTCCAAACAAGActaggacaagaagaaatggaaataggCAGCCTACAAACACATCTAGAGTGGAAATTacagattttctgcttctggaaaCAGGCTGGGGAGAAGAATTTCCCCCAAGATGAAGGGAACAAGTCACAGATGCAGACAGACACACTTCGTAGGGCTCTTGGTGTTGCAGCTGCACCAAGAGACCCTGCTCAgtgaggcaggagctgcagttcATCCCAGTCCCCCTGTCCACTCCCACCCAGTTTGGCTGGCAGCCCCCCGACATGAAAACACAAAGCCCCCCAACACCTCCCTCCACCGGGGCTGCAGAGGGGTGAGGCTGGaggctgggtgctgggctggcagggcgGTGGTGGGAGAAGCAGGGTGCCCTTGggccagggctgtgccaggcacACCCCAGCTCTTAGATAACTGCCTGCACGTCTGTCCTGGCACTGCAGGCAACACATGGCCCAGACAGGCTGCCACGGACACGTGGATCCACCCCGTGGAACCTGCACGGAGCAAAGTCTCCCAGTGCAGGGCCCTGTCCCACCTTCATCTGCTGgagccccccagctctgccctgctcctggcagctgcacACACCAAGCCCTGGGTGTCCCAGTGCAGTTATTTGGAGCCAAAGACATCCGAGCTGGGACACAGGCTTGTTCCCTGTCTGCACAGAGACCCCAAAACAGCAAAGCCAGCTGCCAAGCCCGGGTTGTTTTTCCCTGCAATGTGAGTCCTGGGAGCCTCCCGATGACAAGTTTGTTACACATCCCCTCACcaggaagagcagaaggaacTGCTGGGACACCCAGGGCTCATTACACCCAGTTTAATCACCGTGAGGGCAGTTGGGCTGCTTGCCTAGATTAGCAAGCCTTGCTGACGAggttggggggaaaaaagttgcCATGGTTATGCTGTGTTttgcctgcagagcagagcgAGCAGCGGTATCACATAGCAAATATTAATATACCTCCAGCTCCAGGGGGGTCTGGCACCTGGAGCATGAGGCAGCTGG of the Calypte anna isolate BGI_N300 chromosome 27, bCalAnn1_v1.p, whole genome shotgun sequence genome contains:
- the TNS4 gene encoding LOW QUALITY PROTEIN: tensin-4 (The sequence of the model RefSeq protein was modified relative to this genomic sequence to represent the inferred CDS: deleted 1 base in 1 codon); protein product: MSQVIQNHVLRVGQTVCVSSQEESKSLHPAGYSGCSTLQYRFYSTESWADPSTMLHNNPCLLPSGELYEPPPVFEQGKGQQDTPLERPSTLSQAKQEEDGSMDAEAHLVSPTLDISIENLNRLILEIDPTFQPLTCKPGKDVVLPASQGDAATTKKQDSEAIDIKYIEMTPGRATCPEQLQGSPSPLGTPFSRSPQSNSFLPQKGGLRGNYSTSGSVVFSSPPGPMSPHSVTPSSAASPTCSKVSECVAVPQHCTAGQTDSISYGPGALSTSPGFDNLLKPVQVMRAQQRSSWVSMLSTSPGSDTSYILGSSTHSLHNEDSDAHPTACSSADCSSPASSMGSPCTPSPSISSHSGEAFGLSAPQPRAASSTKATTSLSQKGQASSCPPSILNSTADIPVLLVNGCLEQGETSSRLAKGPPVSAKQSPPPSCSPALRLGGLNNALSAPALSCVPDSPLRAEQPTMKFVMDTSKYWFKPSITRDQAIQLLRAKEPGTFLVRDSTSYRGSFGLAMKVPVPPSGSQTGDESGDLVRHFLIESSAKGVHLKGASEELYFGSLSAFVYQHAITPLALPCKLSIPTRDLADGEDSPDCATESPLSLLKKTAVCNVLYLNSVNVETLTGGPAVQKAISSTFELETLPTPTLVHFRVTEKGVTLTDVQRKVFFRRHYPLAAIRFCGMDPENRKWQKYCKSSRIFGFVAKSQTDLENLCHLFAEYDTVHPASLVIDLLCKLLPGP